The nucleotide sequence GTTTGAGCTATTTGAATTGCTTATTACCTCCACTTTTGTGATTCCTAAATTTTTATAGCAATTTATAGATTTTTTAAATTTAAGAAATATAAGCTCCGGGGGCAAAAATGGAATTACTAAAATCGCTAAATTTTTCTTAGGAATGAAAAAATCTATCTCATCGCTAAAAAATATTTCATTTTCTAGTTTTAAAAGCTCACAAAAAACCATATTTGCAACTGTTTTTTTGGGATCTTTTTCATAACTAAGAGCATTTTTAAATCCAAAATCGCTAAAATAAACTCTCTTAAGGCTGCTTTTCTCATCTATATGATGTACGAAATTTATTAGATTTTCGTTTTGAAATTCGCTTAAACTGTGGTAGATATTGTCTTTTGATATCTTTGTGATCTCTTTTAAATCTTTATAAATTTTATGAGCATTGAACGGTTGATGCAGTTGAGCGGCGATTTTTGAGAGTATTTTTGCTTTTTGTTCGCCAAGATAAGCTTTGATTTTCATTTGCAGGAATTCGCTTACTTCAAAATCTTGCAAAAATGCACTTTTAGCACCG is from Campylobacter fetus subsp. testudinum 03-427 and encodes:
- a CDS encoding ATPase, AAA family, with protein sequence MDILEYFYQNPPKNPKFIDRKTYFNGNKIILQGAINSGKTALLMQYLEEFGQDFLYLNLEDIRVDFIPSLNEFIKDKKIKAIGFDGVKNDFYPPCKCENIIISTTSNSFFIDKFTKVKLNGLDYEEFIAFYRKNYEAKTLFSHFLARGNGAKSAFLQDFEVSEFLQMKIKAYLGEQKAKILSKIAAQLHQPFNAHKIYKDLKEITKISKDNIYHSLSEFQNENLINFVHHIDEKSSLKRVYFSDFGFKNALSYEKDPKKTVANMVFCELLKLENEIFFSDEIDFFIPKKNLAILVIPFLPPELIFLKFKKSINCYKNLGITKVEVISNSNSSNIAFEGIRCSVMPFWQWAVAL